The Chryseobacterium shigense genome segment AGAATTGCCTATAAAAAGCCGGAATTCACGTTTTAAAAGCCGGAAAAATTCGTTCATAATTATTTCAGGATAACATTAGCGTTGACTAAAATACTTTTAGCCTTATTCACGTCAGCAGGTTTCACTTTGATCTCATACACTGCGTCCTGCAACTGATAATCCGGGTAAGCTGTTGTAATATCTGCATATCTTGTCAGCTGTTTAATGTAAACAATGGTTCCGGTGAGAGTTTCTTTATTATAAACAACCTGCATATTTACCTGCTGTCCTTTTTTATATTTTGAAATAGAACTTTCAGGCACTGTAAACCTGAAATAGGTACTTTCGGGAATATAGCCATTAAATAAAGCAAAACCTGCAGTAGCCAGCTCACCTGTATTGAGGCTGATGGTTTCTATTTCCATGTCATTGGTAGCGATGATGTATCTTTCAGAATAGGCCACATTAGCTTCCTGAAGAGCACCTTTGGCCTGGGAGGCCTGCCCTGCCGCCATTTCCACTTTTTCAAAGCGTGTTCCTCTTTGTACATCGTCCAGTTCAGCTATAACAGCATCATACTGGGCTTTTGCGCCCTGAAGCTTGGCATAAACCTCATCATACGCCTGAGGAGACATAAGGCTGTCACGGTACATATTATTAGCTCTTTTAAAAGATTTCTGAGCAAATTCATATTGTTCTTTTAGGCCTTTATGTTTGGCCTTAAGCTGTCTCAACTGGTCTGCCGTAGCTCCGTTTTTTGCCATCTGTTCCTGGGCTGTTGCGGCATTTACAGCTCCTTGAGCCTGGGCAATTTTTGCGGAGACTTCCGGTACATCAAGTAATGCCAGTGTATCTCCTTTTTTCACGGTCTGGCCTTCGCTTACGTATATTTTTAAGATTCTTCCGGTTACTTTAGGTGCAAATGAGATTATATCTTTTTTGGTTTTTCCTTCAGAATCATTCAGGTTTTCTTTTTTTTCACTGCAGCTCCCTACTAGAAAAAGAACAGCAAAGAGTATGACTATATTTTTATGCATTATTTTAATGGTAAGGGATTAATAAAGTTTAGTGATATCAAGTTCCTGGGTAGATCTCATCAGCTCTATTCCGGCTCTTCTCTGATTAAAAAGAGCGTTCTGGTATTCAAGCTCCGCAGCTTCAAGATCGTTTTCTGCGTCTATGAGCTGTGAAGATTTGCTCATTCCGTACCTGAATTCTTTTTCTGCCTGGATCAGGGCATTCTTCGCCAGTTCTTTTTCTTTAGCCTTCAAAGTGATCTGTGCTGTTGCTATGTTGTAATTGGTCTGATTATTGGCCAGATTTAAGGTTAATTTTTTAAGGGCATCTTCTTTTTTGTTCTGAAGGACTTCTTTTCCAACTTTTGCTGTTTCTTCGGCATGTTTTCCTTCTTTTCCGTCGAATATCTCCCATTTAAAACCTACACCAGCGGTTAGCAAAGGAAGGATATTAATATTGGTTGGCTTCCAGTCCAGTTTTGCACCTTCGTAGCCTAAAGCAGGGACTGCAGGAATTACATTTTCTGATGTTTTGATACGGCTTCCATAGAGTCCGATGTAGTATGCGGATGCCATTAATTGTACTTTAGGGATCATCCAGGTTCTTTCAGCTTTTATTTTGTAATCTGCTGCTGTTATTCCGTGTTCCAGCGCACGAACCTCTGCCCTTTCTTCTATTCCTTTTTCTGAGGATAAAAGTTCTACAGGAGAAAGTACCGGATCAATTATTCTGAGACGTTCTTTATTGATTCCCGTTAAAATATAAAGCTGGGTAAGAAGAAGTTCTTTTTTGCCTTCATATTCTACCATTTTGGCATCGAGAGCAGCCTGTGCCAGTTCAATTTTTTTATGGTCATACGGAGTGATTAAACCATAACCGAGAGCTTTATCTGCCGTTTTGCGATTAATATCCAGTCTTTTTTTGCTCTCATCGAGTACTTTTTTAGACTGATGGATCAATGCAAGCTGGTCATAAGCCCTGGAAATATTAGCTACTACATCGTCTTTTGTTTTTTCAAGAAGAATATCTTCGGAGATTTTCTTTTCTTCGTTGGCTTTTTTCAGGTACTTCACTTTTCCGCCTGAATAGAGAAGCATTTTAGCATCTGCTTTTGCAATTCCTGAAAAACCTGAAACGTTAAGATTATTATTAAAACTTCCTTCGGGAATATTAATGAAAGGAGCCAGATTGATTTCCGGCGATGTTAATCTTGCTGTTGCGTTCAAATATCCGGCCTGTCCGCTTACTTCAAGTGTGGGAAGAAAGATATCTTTCAGTTTATGTCCATCAAGGTCTGTGAGTTTGTTCTGGGTAATCTGCATTTTGAGATCGGAATCCCTGACCATAGCACTGTCTAAAAGTTCTTTAAAATCCGGCGCAGACTGTGCCCGGCAAAAAGCGGGGAAAGCCAAAAAACTAAACGTAAAAATCAATAAATTGTTTTTCATGGTTTATGTTTATAACAAATATAATGCAAAAATTTGTTAAATCCGAGGAGATAATTCATTATTGTAACGAATTTAAAACAAGTTTAAAAAGTGTTTAGTTTTAATCCTCTAGTTGTGATAAGTATAGAAGAAGTGTTTGATTTTAATTTGAAGGATGTTTTAATTGAAAAAATAAATTATTGTGTATTCATCATTGTTTACGAAATATATTTATGCTTTAATTTAAACCATTAAAAGAGTTGAAGTTTTTAAAAATGTTAAGCTAAATCAATTGACTTTTTAAGCAGAATATTAGAGTAAGTTCTAGAGTTATGTTTATTAATAGTTTGACGATTTCCAAAAAATCTGCTCCATCTACTAAATCTGCGAGAAAAAAAATAAACTTTCGCAGATTTAGTAGATGGAGCAGATTTTATTTTAATTACTTTAGAGGATAGTTTACAGCAAACAAAAACTCCCCACAAATTTTGTGAGGAGTTATTATTTTAAATTATATCGGTTATCTCTGAATTGCTGATTTCATTTTAGCATCAGGACGTAAAATTCGGTAACGGACTTCAAAGTCTTTCGGTACATAGAATACCAAAGGAAGTTTGCTGTTGTACCTTACAATCTCCGGCTTAAGGGTTACAAACTTTTTGGTCTTTTTCTGATCCGGGCAAGCCATTAATGTTCCGCCCGATTCACCATTAGACTCTACTTCGTAATAATTGTATCCCCACCCCTGAAGATCCTGGGTTTTTACATCTCCCATCAGGAAATATTTGTTGCAGTCCAGCATTTTTTCGGCCCCTACAAAAAATTCTACTTTTAAATCGCTTTCATTTTTTGCAACAGGCAGCTGAATGTATACCTGCTTGAATCCGTCTTTTGCTTTAGGGAACATTTCAATCTGTAATTTTTCAAATTTTTCTGCTTTCTTTTGAGCGAAAGCATTAACCCCTACCAACATTACCAATCCTGTAATTAACGTCTTTGAAAATTTCATTTTGTTTGTTTTTAAAATTTCTGTTGTATTTTCAAAAATCATTCCAAAATTAAACAAATGTTTAATTTTACAAAAACTTTCTATAAAATCTTACATTCACTACAAAAAAAAGAACAAAAAAAACTGCAGTAAGATATTACTACAGTTTTTTTTATTTACTTTATAAATTACTCTGAAATTGTCACATTGGTTCCTTTTGTATGGGCATTCATCTGTGGTGCATAGTAATTCTGCATCGTTGTGATCCCGTTGGAAAACTTACCGGCAGCATTGGAAACAAGGTCATATTCAAATATATATTTTCCTTTTGGCATATACTGAATGTAGAAATTGGTAGAGGCATCTTTAGTTGATTGGTAATACCCCAGACTGTTTTTCCACTGATAGCCTGACAATGCATCTACAGGCTCAAATCCTGCCGCACGCATATCTTTGATGTGAATGAATTCCATCGCTCTGTCCGTATTCAGGATCATTCTTACGGTTACCTTATCACCTATTTTCAACGGAGTATCGGATGAAATCTTCTGAAGTTCCTCACCGTTTACCGTTTTTACTTTTTTGTAAAGTTCTTTGGTAATGGAGATGTAGTTTTCTGAGGATTTTATTTTATCCAGGTCTTCATAATACTGCCAGAATAATCCTCCCTGAACAATTCCCGGCCCTGGTTTGGTAACGGTAACTGTTCCTAAATTTTTATCTACTGCATCAGTTTTAACCGTTGATTTCACATAACCGGTAGCCTGGGTTTGAGGAGCAAGTTCTTTTCCTCCCCAAACGATTGTTGCTTTATCACTTTCAGCGCTTGTCCATGATTTTCCTGAATTCAGGATTGTGAAAATGACTTCCGAAGTTCCTCTTGAGCTTCCCCATGAATTGACTTCTTTCTGGGTAATTAACCAGATTTTCATGTCCTCAATCATTGCCTGGTCATTCGGCTTTAAGGTATTGAATGCTTCCAAAGCTCCTGCATGATTGACTACCTTGGATCCGAACCAGCCCCAGTCGTTCAAATTCTGTTTCCAGTAAACACCTTGGGTTTTAGTATCGGTGGATGTTTCTTTCAGGTAATTCATTAACTTATCAGAAACATCTTTTAAACCGTAACCATTCATCAATAAGGCAGCACGGTGAAGTCCGAAGAAAGTGAAATCTGTAATCTTCGCTGTTTTCGCTTTCTGTTT includes the following:
- a CDS encoding HlyD family secretion protein; its protein translation is MHKNIVILFAVLFLVGSCSEKKENLNDSEGKTKKDIISFAPKVTGRILKIYVSEGQTVKKGDTLALLDVPEVSAKIAQAQGAVNAATAQEQMAKNGATADQLRQLKAKHKGLKEQYEFAQKSFKRANNMYRDSLMSPQAYDEVYAKLQGAKAQYDAVIAELDDVQRGTRFEKVEMAAGQASQAKGALQEANVAYSERYIIATNDMEIETISLNTGELATAGFALFNGYIPESTYFRFTVPESSISKYKKGQQVNMQVVYNKETLTGTIVYIKQLTRYADITTAYPDYQLQDAVYEIKVKPADVNKAKSILVNANVILK
- a CDS encoding TolC family protein gives rise to the protein MKNNLLIFTFSFLAFPAFCRAQSAPDFKELLDSAMVRDSDLKMQITQNKLTDLDGHKLKDIFLPTLEVSGQAGYLNATARLTSPEINLAPFINIPEGSFNNNLNVSGFSGIAKADAKMLLYSGGKVKYLKKANEEKKISEDILLEKTKDDVVANISRAYDQLALIHQSKKVLDESKKRLDINRKTADKALGYGLITPYDHKKIELAQAALDAKMVEYEGKKELLLTQLYILTGINKERLRIIDPVLSPVELLSSEKGIEERAEVRALEHGITAADYKIKAERTWMIPKVQLMASAYYIGLYGSRIKTSENVIPAVPALGYEGAKLDWKPTNINILPLLTAGVGFKWEIFDGKEGKHAEETAKVGKEVLQNKKEDALKKLTLNLANNQTNYNIATAQITLKAKEKELAKNALIQAEKEFRYGMSKSSQLIDAENDLEAAELEYQNALFNQRRAGIELMRSTQELDITKLY
- the eco gene encoding serine protease inhibitor ecotin, whose product is MKFSKTLITGLVMLVGVNAFAQKKAEKFEKLQIEMFPKAKDGFKQVYIQLPVAKNESDLKVEFFVGAEKMLDCNKYFLMGDVKTQDLQGWGYNYYEVESNGESGGTLMACPDQKKTKKFVTLKPEIVRYNSKLPLVFYVPKDFEVRYRILRPDAKMKSAIQR